One segment of Acidovorax sp. DW039 DNA contains the following:
- a CDS encoding M66 family metalloprotease codes for MVYPVTDAELVLVKNKNVLLLAKVTTTNTAEAKPSGSVRVESSSGQLLQTIALTPPTGAIPTSAPTSPSFATAYSATIPASLINSGVVFKVSLANGQTPTTVTPRVGAENAITLVAVPVKIQSTTVSMPSGMGDYFQPKVPVAKVTEQIHATFTSTAVPTFPADESEWSTAMSKILGEMAALRTSESGGSRTYYYGFLPKTTYGQVGLGYVSGNAAVGVGKFGSNSGVALDTMVHELGHNLSLSHAPCGVTGGDPQYPYAGGTLGGSGRYIWGYNLSTGAFIDATDPKKYDAMSYCSGNSFSDYNYRKMQKYLTPADALYVGESKAAEAPQELLLVSGQLDANGVQVNPLKAFQGIAQRPAPGPYTLRIVTTGGTVQYPFATETLDHRTDVSMFSFSVPNPGQVLSVAVLRGEQVLYSTQATAKSGIYTKSAVQMTAVEQGGTLTVQWDAQTYPYLMVTHVGDKRSTLIVDAKGGRLQLPIQGVPAGGRYELSFSDGLNTVRVEQKR; via the coding sequence ATGGTGTATCCCGTCACGGACGCCGAACTGGTTCTGGTCAAGAACAAGAATGTGCTGCTGCTGGCCAAGGTCACCACCACCAATACGGCAGAGGCCAAGCCGTCCGGTTCGGTGCGGGTGGAAAGCAGCTCCGGGCAGTTGCTGCAGACCATTGCGCTCACACCTCCCACGGGGGCCATCCCTACCAGCGCACCCACCTCGCCCAGCTTTGCTACGGCCTACTCGGCCACCATCCCGGCATCGCTGATCAACAGCGGCGTGGTGTTCAAGGTCAGCCTGGCCAACGGGCAGACTCCCACCACAGTCACTCCGCGGGTGGGGGCGGAGAACGCCATCACGCTGGTGGCGGTACCGGTCAAGATCCAGTCCACCACTGTGTCCATGCCTTCCGGCATGGGCGATTACTTCCAGCCCAAGGTGCCCGTGGCCAAGGTGACCGAGCAGATCCACGCCACTTTCACCTCGACCGCTGTGCCCACCTTCCCGGCGGACGAGTCCGAATGGTCCACCGCCATGAGCAAGATACTGGGTGAAATGGCTGCTTTGCGTACCAGCGAGAGCGGCGGCAGCCGCACTTATTACTACGGCTTTCTGCCCAAGACCACTTATGGGCAAGTGGGGTTGGGATATGTGTCGGGCAACGCAGCCGTGGGCGTGGGCAAATTTGGCTCCAACTCAGGCGTGGCGCTGGACACCATGGTCCACGAACTTGGCCACAACCTGAGCCTGAGCCACGCCCCCTGCGGAGTGACTGGCGGTGATCCCCAGTACCCCTATGCGGGAGGCACTCTGGGAGGCAGTGGTCGCTACATCTGGGGCTACAACCTCAGCACCGGTGCCTTCATTGATGCGACCGACCCCAAGAAGTACGATGCCATGAGCTATTGCAGCGGCAACAGCTTCTCGGACTACAACTACCGCAAGATGCAGAAGTACCTGACTCCTGCGGATGCGCTGTATGTCGGGGAGTCCAAGGCGGCAGAAGCGCCCCAGGAGCTGCTGCTGGTCAGCGGCCAGCTCGACGCGAATGGCGTGCAGGTCAATCCGCTCAAAGCATTCCAGGGCATCGCTCAAAGGCCCGCACCCGGCCCCTACACGCTGCGCATCGTCACCACGGGGGGCACGGTTCAGTACCCATTTGCCACGGAAACTTTGGACCACCGCACAGATGTGTCCATGTTCAGCTTCTCGGTGCCCAACCCGGGGCAGGTGCTGTCTGTGGCCGTGCTGCGTGGCGAGCAGGTGCTGTACAGCACCCAGGCTACGGCCAAGAGCGGCATCTACACCAAGTCTGCCGTGCAGATGACTGCGGTGGAGCAGGGCGGCACGCTGACCGTGCAGTGGGATGCGCAGACCTACCCCTACCTGATGGTGACCCACGTGGGCGACAAGCGATCCACCCTGATCGTGGACGCCAAGGGCGGGCGCTTGCAGCTCCCCATCCAGGGCGTACCGGCAGGCGGCCGCTACGAGCTGAGTTTTTCTGATGGGCTGAACACAGTGCGTGTGGAGCAAAAGCGTTAA